aAATTTAGGTTCATCAAGCATGTCAAAGTTTAAAACTATCGAGTcattcttcaaaagaaaagaagttgatgTTCCAGAAAgtaatccaccattgaattttaatGCTGAAACTTCAAATCTCAAAGAACGTCCTCTTAAATCTCAAAGGATTGAAGTTGAAGAACATCCTTATGAATCTCTAATTGTGGAAGCTCAAGAGATTCCTTTTAAATCCTCCACGCTTAATGTTAACGAAGTTGATGGTTTTTCTATAGAACGGGATCCAGGAAAACGTCCTCCGATGTGGGACTATCCAGTCAATCGACGTGATGAAATAAGAATGGCTTATTTGAAAGCACATCCATATCAAATTTTGCGTAAAGACTATCCATTTTCTGGACCAAAAAATCATCTCCGTCGTTTTCAAGCTTCATGGTTCACACAATTTTCATCTTGGCTTGAATATTCTCCTACTACAGATGCCGCATATTGTCTACCATGTTATCTTTTTACAATGAAACCAGTTGGACGTCATGGATGGGATGTATTTATCACCAAGGGatttagaaattggaaaaaggttAACGATGGAAAGAAATGTGCCTTTTTGACTCatattggagaggatccttgttcACCCCATAATAATGCTGTGAAATCTTGTGAGGATTTAAAACAACAATCACAGCATATCGATAAATTATTGAATGCACAAAGTACtgaacaaattcaaaataatcgaCTACGTGTAAAAACTTCTATTGATGTTGTTCGGTGGCTTGCATTTCAAGGATGTGCTtttagaggtcatgatgagACTCCTGATTCAAAAAATCGAGGTAATTTTCTTGAGATGATTAAAATTTTGGCATCATATAATGAAAAAGTTGCAACAGTTGTTTTGGAAAATGCTCCTAAATCTGCAAAGTATACTTCACATAGAATTCAAAAGGAGATTTTGCAAGTCATGGCAAGTAAAGTGCGAGATAAAATTCGTGAAGATATTGGAGactctaaattttgtattattgttgatgaagcaCGAGATGAGTCTAAAAGAGAACAAATGGCTATTGTTCtgagatttgttgacaaatatGATTTTATACAAGAACGCTTCTTTGATCTTGTTCATGTTAAAGATACATCGGCATTGACTCTCAAGAATAAAATATCTGATGTTCTTTCTCATCATGGACTTGACATTCAAAATATTCGTGGACAAGGATATGATGGTGCTAGCAATATGCGTGGTGAATGGAAAGGATTGCAGGCATTATTTCTTAATGATTGTCCTTATGCATACTATGTTCATTGTTTTGCTCACCGATTGCAATTAGCATTAGTTGCTGCATCTAGAGAAGTGGTTTCTGTTCATGAGTTCtt
The Alnus glutinosa chromosome 14, dhAlnGlut1.1, whole genome shotgun sequence genome window above contains:
- the LOC133856847 gene encoding uncharacterized protein LOC133856847; translated protein: MSKFKTIESFFKRKEVDVPESNPPLNFNAETSNLKERPLKSQRIEVEEHPYESLIVEAQEIPFKSSTLNVNEVDGFSIERDPGKRPPMWDYPVNRRDEIRMAYLKAHPYQILRKDYPFSGPKNHLRRFQASWFTQFSSWLEYSPTTDAAYCLPCYLFTMKPVGRHGWDVFITKGFRNWKKVNDGKKCAFLTHIGEDPCSPHNNAVKSCEDLKQQSQHIDKLLNAQSTEQIQNNRLRVKTSIDVVRWLAFQGCAFRGHDETPDSKNRGNFLEMIKILASYNEKVATVVLENAPKSAKYTSHRIQKEILQVMASKVRDKIREDIGDSKFCIIVDEARDESKREQMAIVLRFVDKYDFIQERFFDLVHVKDTSALTLKNKISDVLSHHGLDIQNIRGQGYDGASNMRGEWKGLQALFLNDCPYAYYVHCFAHRLQLALVAASREVVSVHEFFTNLNFIINMVGASCKRHDQLQAAQAEKIAHMRAIGDLKTGKGANQIGTLKRAGDTRWGSHYNSICSLISMFNATCSVLEIIRRE